A stretch of the Aerosakkonema funiforme FACHB-1375 genome encodes the following:
- a CDS encoding glycosyltransferase family 2 protein — MVYSNPIEISVVVPLYNEEPNIDYLFERLHKVLDRMNTSYEIVCVNDGSKDNTLKCLIEHHLLDPAIKVVNLSRNFGKEVALTAGIDYSTGAAVVPIDADLQDPPELIEELVAKWREGYDVVYATRRSREGESLLKRLTAKAFYWSIGRMSRVPIPSNTGDFRLLDRRVVEAIKQMPERTRFMKGLFAWVGFKQTSVIFDRPQRYKGTTKWNYWRLWNFAIDGITSFSLVPLKVWGYIGFCISLISFIYASFLIIRTLIFGIDWPGYASLMVAVLFLGGIQLLTLGIMGEYLGRIYEEVKGRPLYFVRECYGFDQSSVLPVVTDRRETMNQF, encoded by the coding sequence ATGGTTTATTCAAACCCTATAGAAATCTCTGTAGTAGTTCCCCTTTACAATGAGGAACCCAATATCGACTACCTGTTTGAACGGCTGCACAAGGTACTCGATCGGATGAACACCAGCTACGAGATCGTTTGCGTCAATGATGGCAGTAAAGACAACACACTCAAGTGTCTGATCGAGCATCATCTTCTTGACCCAGCAATCAAAGTAGTCAATTTATCCCGTAACTTCGGTAAGGAAGTCGCCCTCACCGCCGGGATCGACTACAGCACCGGAGCAGCTGTAGTACCGATCGACGCCGATCTGCAAGATCCGCCAGAATTAATCGAGGAACTGGTTGCTAAGTGGCGGGAAGGCTATGATGTAGTTTATGCAACAAGGCGATCGCGTGAGGGAGAAAGTTTGCTGAAACGCTTGACTGCAAAAGCTTTCTACTGGTCGATCGGTCGCATGAGTCGCGTTCCCATTCCCTCCAATACCGGCGACTTTCGCTTACTCGATCGGCGTGTCGTAGAAGCCATCAAGCAAATGCCAGAAAGAACGCGGTTTATGAAAGGTTTATTTGCTTGGGTTGGTTTTAAGCAAACATCAGTTATATTCGATCGCCCCCAACGTTACAAAGGAACGACAAAGTGGAACTATTGGCGACTTTGGAACTTTGCGATCGACGGAATTACCTCCTTTAGCTTAGTTCCCTTGAAGGTTTGGGGCTACATTGGCTTTTGTATATCCCTAATTTCATTTATTTACGCCAGCTTTCTGATTATTCGCACTTTAATCTTCGGGATCGATTGGCCAGGTTATGCTTCCTTAATGGTAGCCGTATTATTTTTAGGAGGTATCCAACTCCTGACTCTCGGTATTATGGGTGAATATCTGGGTCGTATCTACGAGGAAGTCAAAGGTCGTCCCCTTTATTTTGTGCGCGAATGTTACGGCTTCGATCAAAGCAGTGTGCTGCCAGTAGTGACCGATCGGCGCGAAACAATGAATCAATTTTAG
- a CDS encoding glycosyltransferase family 39 protein, with protein sequence MAKNGKEAGSNPIETNFSIPISGIPLSLEILSIAAIAIGILLRLLNLGSREFWYDEVLSLVISTGQKIHYQTPPSVPVALSDYTPLLSLPTESGLGDILQTVRNVLKGLLSDPHPPLSYLSLHIWLRLFGNSEAALRSVMALFGVAAIACAYGLGKTLLGHRGGLLLAALLATNPFYLSHSLNARMYAPLILWTILSAWAMLELMTPNSRINSQLSPENHPKTDKKQILWSIVLSVSVAAGMLTQYLFAFWLMTLGIFVLLFDRRQWWQHGLRLGAGVALTLPWVLWGTRQQIRNAAYVVGQVSSSTNAALKHLQDITQTLGAHLILGDWVTSLPDAIAIVAGCIAIAVLAACTISLWKHAHRELTIALALGILPLSIAWTVDILTNKFTVGFGWGRAMSFILPGCLLLLALCLERKPPAVDLQTSQDRKNDWRKAAAAGLLLLYLTISIGDFSLRQRWVFHSIANVIAREATTPTLIAINSKAWGHVLRLAYYIPPSSPVMLLSENPDRLADSLEKVLTSAEASQYRRLIWLDSVNPVWSRLKTEAEKIAAKQRIQQILQKRFKSIETRQLTGTMNIDGFTLNLYNRFS encoded by the coding sequence ATGGCAAAAAACGGAAAAGAGGCAGGCAGCAACCCGATCGAAACCAACTTCTCAATTCCGATATCCGGAATACCCCTTTCCCTAGAAATACTATCGATCGCAGCCATAGCGATCGGCATTCTGTTACGCTTGTTGAACTTGGGTAGCCGGGAATTTTGGTACGACGAAGTTCTATCGCTGGTCATCTCTACAGGTCAAAAGATTCACTACCAAACACCCCCCTCTGTACCTGTAGCTTTGAGTGACTATACACCATTGCTGAGTTTACCGACAGAATCCGGATTGGGCGATATCCTGCAAACGGTAAGAAACGTACTCAAAGGACTGCTGAGCGATCCTCATCCACCGCTTTCGTATCTGAGCCTTCATATTTGGCTGCGTCTGTTTGGTAATAGCGAAGCGGCTTTGCGGAGTGTGATGGCATTGTTCGGCGTAGCAGCGATCGCCTGCGCTTACGGACTGGGAAAAACCTTACTGGGACATCGCGGCGGACTGCTTCTGGCAGCACTGCTGGCGACAAATCCTTTTTATTTATCTCATTCACTAAATGCCAGGATGTACGCGCCACTGATTTTGTGGACAATCTTAAGCGCTTGGGCAATGCTGGAACTGATGACGCCAAATTCGCGCATAAACTCGCAACTTTCACCAGAAAATCACCCAAAAACCGACAAAAAACAAATTTTGTGGAGTATAGTTCTGAGCGTTTCTGTAGCAGCTGGGATGCTAACCCAATACCTGTTTGCGTTTTGGTTGATGACGCTAGGCATTTTTGTGCTGCTATTCGATCGACGACAATGGTGGCAGCACGGATTGCGTCTGGGTGCAGGTGTAGCGCTAACCCTTCCGTGGGTGCTTTGGGGCACTAGGCAGCAGATCCGTAATGCCGCTTACGTAGTCGGTCAGGTGAGCAGTTCGACGAATGCCGCACTCAAACACTTACAGGATATTACTCAGACGCTGGGAGCTCACTTAATACTGGGAGATTGGGTAACGAGTTTACCGGATGCGATCGCAATAGTCGCCGGTTGCATTGCTATTGCGGTGCTGGCAGCTTGTACAATTAGCCTTTGGAAACACGCACATCGGGAATTGACGATCGCTCTGGCACTGGGAATCTTACCTTTATCGATCGCTTGGACGGTAGATATCCTGACCAACAAATTTACGGTAGGCTTTGGTTGGGGTAGAGCAATGAGCTTTATTCTGCCGGGATGTCTGCTGTTACTGGCATTATGTCTGGAACGGAAACCGCCCGCAGTTGACCTGCAAACGAGCCAAGATCGGAAAAACGACTGGCGTAAAGCGGCAGCAGCTGGGCTGTTGCTGTTGTATCTTACGATTAGTATTGGCGATTTCAGTCTCAGACAGCGCTGGGTTTTCCATTCGATCGCCAACGTTATAGCAAGAGAAGCAACAACCCCCACTTTAATTGCCATTAACTCTAAAGCTTGGGGACACGTTCTGCGCTTAGCTTACTATATTCCCCCATCCTCACCCGTAATGCTTTTATCCGAAAACCCCGATCGGTTGGCAGATTCTCTAGAAAAAGTACTGACATCCGCAGAAGCTTCCCAATATCGTCGCCTCATCTGGTTAGATAGTGTTAATCCCGTATGGTCTCGTCTCAAAACAGAAGCTGAAAAGATCGCGGCAAAACAGCGCATTCAACAAATTTTGCAAAAGCGGTTTAAGTCGATCGAAACGCGGCAGTTAACGGGAACTATGAACATTGATGGGTTCACCCTCAACCTTTATAATCGTTTTTCATGA
- a CDS encoding glycosyltransferase: MNSSPTNSLLPVPSGSLQIPESKFAAANGNGHYLSFSLVIPTYNESKNIKEVIQTLSGLLDNFIAGDYELIVVDDDSPDRTWEVAQSLIPDYPQLRVMRRQEERGLSTAVIRGWQVARGQILAVIDGDLQHPPEVLLKLLAAIEEGADLAVASRHVEGGGVSEWSFARRFLSRGAQMLGLILLPEVIGRVSDPMSGYFMVRRSSIAMRSLNPLGYKILIEVLGRGKIGQITEVGYVFQERQEGESKVTWKQYVEYLGHLLRLRFHLWPIGRFLRFAVVGLSGVFVDMLVLYLLHDPSALGLGLTRSKIISAEIAIINNFLWNDAWTFGDMASKQRGWRKRLKRFLKFNIVCLMGLMLNVLLLNVLYNFLHIHYQWANLIAIAAVTFWNFWINLKLSWRVTEIKN, from the coding sequence ATGAATTCCAGCCCAACTAACTCTCTTTTACCAGTACCATCCGGTTCTTTACAGATTCCTGAATCTAAGTTTGCCGCAGCAAATGGAAACGGACATTACTTGAGCTTTTCCCTGGTGATTCCCACTTATAACGAGAGTAAAAATATCAAGGAAGTTATTCAAACCTTGAGCGGTTTGCTAGATAACTTTATCGCAGGTGACTACGAGCTAATAGTAGTAGATGATGATAGTCCCGATCGCACTTGGGAAGTTGCACAATCTCTCATCCCGGATTATCCCCAACTGCGGGTGATGCGCCGTCAGGAAGAACGAGGACTTTCCACCGCCGTGATTCGCGGTTGGCAAGTGGCAAGAGGGCAAATCTTGGCGGTAATTGATGGCGACCTTCAGCATCCCCCGGAAGTGCTGTTAAAACTTTTGGCAGCTATTGAGGAAGGTGCGGACTTGGCAGTTGCCAGTCGCCATGTGGAAGGCGGCGGTGTCAGCGAGTGGAGTTTTGCGAGACGATTTTTATCGCGTGGGGCGCAGATGTTGGGGTTAATTTTGCTACCGGAGGTGATAGGTCGCGTTTCCGATCCGATGAGCGGTTATTTTATGGTAAGACGCAGTTCGATCGCGATGCGATCGCTCAATCCGCTGGGATACAAAATTTTGATTGAGGTACTCGGTCGCGGCAAAATTGGCCAAATTACGGAAGTGGGGTATGTGTTTCAAGAACGTCAGGAAGGCGAGAGCAAGGTAACTTGGAAACAATACGTGGAGTACCTGGGTCATCTGCTGCGGTTGCGCTTCCACCTCTGGCCGATCGGTCGGTTCTTACGATTTGCTGTGGTAGGTTTGAGTGGGGTATTTGTGGATATGCTAGTGCTTTATTTACTTCACGACCCCAGTGCGCTCGGTTTGGGTTTAACTCGCAGTAAAATTATCTCTGCCGAAATCGCGATTATCAATAACTTTTTGTGGAACGATGCTTGGACTTTTGGCGATATGGCAAGTAAACAGCGAGGTTGGCGCAAGCGTTTGAAGCGGTTTCTCAAATTTAATATCGTTTGTTTGATGGGATTGATGCTAAATGTGCTGCTGTTGAATGTGCTGTATAACTTTTTGCATATTCACTATCAGTGGGCTAATTTAATTGCGATCGCAGCTGTGACTTTCTGGAATTTCTGGATTAATCTCAAGCTCAGTTGGCGCGTCACTGAAATTAAAAATTAA
- a CDS encoding glycosyltransferase family 39 protein: MRNSSLILIVWFAIGTWLRFTNLELKSPWTDEFSTMVFSLGNSFRNVPLDRAIALDVLMSPLIPKDAGTGEVVQHLLSESNHPPLYFVLAHLWMKLFPQNDGLISLWVARSLPAILGAASIPAMYALGYIAARSRLVGHLAAAMMAVSPYGIFLAQEARHYTLAILFAIASLACLLIAVRHIEAQKPLSFWFSISWIAINTLGIASHYFFVFTLLAEALVLLAFLLINWRTEHRKHQNSNSLKNIPKTNYENQSKSAIQNFKSLIAVAITTLLGGLIWLPVWQHNYNSELTAWIKNSDRVGWEWINPIFQLLAAWITMLSLLPVEVTSLPIVIASGLVMIIFFIWVVPLLIRGIKKTLTKAIDRQYVLLFSSFVTTSIVLFLIVTYGFGIDLTRGARYNFVYFPAVILLVGASLAEEVKSQKLKVKIMNLKSYFYLANFQLAIILLMGFLSALTVTFNMGYQKYYRPDLLVPVIQKNSQYPIAIATTHKTHVQTGEMMGLGWEFQHLSDLEISKKPLFILAHQDNDNSILPTTILQKALSKLPRPLDLWLVNFQAPQNVKAQNCFPSSQTLPFVDGYDYQLYRCN; this comes from the coding sequence ATGCGTAACTCCAGTTTAATTCTGATAGTATGGTTTGCGATCGGTACCTGGTTGCGCTTCACCAACTTGGAATTGAAATCGCCCTGGACGGATGAGTTTTCCACAATGGTCTTCAGTCTGGGGAATAGTTTTCGCAATGTCCCGCTAGATCGAGCGATCGCACTCGATGTTCTCATGTCGCCGCTTATACCCAAAGATGCCGGTACGGGGGAAGTGGTGCAACACTTATTATCGGAAAGTAACCATCCTCCACTTTATTTTGTACTGGCTCACTTGTGGATGAAATTATTTCCTCAAAATGACGGATTGATTTCTCTATGGGTAGCGCGATCGCTTCCAGCTATACTGGGTGCAGCCTCTATTCCAGCTATGTACGCATTGGGGTACATTGCAGCGCGATCGCGTTTGGTCGGCCATTTAGCCGCCGCAATGATGGCGGTGTCGCCCTACGGTATTTTTTTAGCACAAGAAGCCCGTCATTACACTTTAGCAATTCTGTTTGCGATCGCTTCCCTTGCCTGTCTGCTAATTGCTGTCCGCCACATCGAAGCGCAGAAACCTCTGTCTTTTTGGTTTTCGATAAGTTGGATTGCTATTAACACTTTGGGAATTGCCAGTCATTATTTTTTCGTTTTTACTTTGTTAGCAGAAGCGTTAGTATTACTAGCATTTTTGCTGATTAATTGGCGAACCGAACATCGAAAACACCAAAACAGTAACTCGCTCAAAAATATACCAAAAACTAATTACGAAAATCAATCTAAATCCGCAATCCAAAATTTCAAATCCCTAATCGCTGTCGCCATTACAACATTGTTGGGGGGATTGATTTGGTTACCTGTTTGGCAACACAACTATAATAGCGAACTCACAGCATGGATAAAAAATAGCGATCGCGTCGGATGGGAGTGGATAAATCCTATATTTCAATTACTTGCTGCCTGGATTACAATGCTATCTCTGCTACCAGTAGAAGTGACATCATTACCGATAGTAATAGCTTCCGGTTTGGTGATGATAATATTTTTTATTTGGGTAGTACCTCTACTCATTCGGGGTATCAAAAAAACCTTGACAAAAGCGATCGATCGCCAATATGTTTTGCTATTTAGCAGTTTTGTTACAACCAGCATAGTATTATTTTTAATCGTTACCTATGGTTTCGGAATTGACCTCACTCGCGGTGCAAGATATAACTTTGTCTACTTTCCCGCTGTCATCCTTTTGGTAGGCGCAAGCCTAGCTGAAGAAGTCAAAAGTCAAAAATTAAAAGTCAAAATAATGAATTTAAAAAGTTATTTTTACTTGGCGAATTTTCAGCTTGCCATTATTTTGTTGATGGGATTCCTAAGTGCGCTGACAGTGACTTTCAATATGGGTTATCAAAAATATTATCGTCCGGATTTATTAGTGCCCGTAATTCAAAAAAATTCTCAATATCCAATAGCGATCGCCACTACTCACAAAACCCATGTACAAACTGGAGAAATGATGGGTTTAGGTTGGGAATTTCAACATTTGTCTGATTTGGAAATATCTAAAAAACCATTATTTATTTTAGCTCATCAAGATAACGATAATTCAATTTTACCCACAACAATATTGCAAAAAGCACTGAGTAAACTTCCCCGCCCTTTGGATTTATGGCTGGTGAATTTCCAAGCGCCTCAAAATGTGAAAGCACAAAATTGTTTTCCCAGTTCTCAAACTTTACCATTTGTAGATGGCTACGATTATCAATTGTATCGCTGCAATTGA
- a CDS encoding DUF3318 domain-containing protein, giving the protein MEPTTEIRRLLDLMPASGRMMTKIISKPELPKVIETQFPLPWSGERPIWINFDLWSRLTRPQRDMLLLRTVSWLTGIKWFKPDIYQGVAVAGFLGAMAELVQRDAVGVLVAGGLTALATTQIWRNTRSSQSQLDADEAALKIAQRRGYSDVEAAQNLLSAIEAVAKIEGRFNLNFIELLRCQNLRAIAGLSPMGVPETIKRE; this is encoded by the coding sequence CGCCGCCTCTTAGATTTAATGCCTGCCTCCGGTCGCATGATGACTAAAATTATCAGCAAACCGGAGCTACCGAAAGTCATTGAAACTCAATTTCCGCTACCCTGGTCTGGGGAAAGACCGATTTGGATTAATTTCGACCTGTGGAGTCGGCTAACCAGACCGCAGCGAGATATGCTACTTTTGCGGACAGTCAGTTGGTTGACTGGCATCAAATGGTTTAAGCCGGATATTTATCAAGGTGTTGCTGTCGCTGGATTTTTGGGCGCAATGGCGGAACTCGTACAGAGGGATGCAGTGGGTGTGCTGGTTGCTGGTGGACTCACCGCGCTTGCTACCACCCAAATATGGCGCAACACTCGCAGTTCTCAGTCCCAACTCGATGCTGACGAAGCAGCGCTCAAAATAGCGCAACGGCGCGGTTACAGCGACGTAGAAGCAGCCCAAAATTTGTTATCTGCGATCGAAGCTGTCGCCAAAATCGAAGGTCGTTTCAACTTAAATTTTATCGAATTGCTGCGTTGCCAAAACCTGAGAGCGATCGCCGGTCTTTCCCCAATGGGTGTCCCCGAAACCATCAAACGCGAATAA